One genomic region from Reichenbachiella ulvae encodes:
- a CDS encoding KdsC family phosphatase, which translates to MLSLRNIKMLVLDVDGTMTDGSINVMDDGSQFKKFSAKDGLGIKMLIQQGIVVAIISHSSTAEAIEARAKMLGIKHVYAGHEEKDVILDQWLEDLKIPLDEIAFIGDDLNDLPVMRKVGFSACPSDSSKDVIDYVDVVLESKGGDGCVREFIDKHMAVTYQRMAL; encoded by the coding sequence ATGTTAAGTCTTCGCAATATCAAAATGCTCGTACTAGACGTGGATGGCACCATGACAGATGGTAGCATCAACGTGATGGATGATGGGAGCCAATTCAAAAAATTCAGTGCCAAAGACGGATTGGGAATCAAAATGTTGATCCAACAAGGTATCGTAGTAGCGATCATCAGTCACAGCTCTACTGCGGAAGCCATTGAGGCCAGAGCTAAAATGCTAGGCATCAAACATGTGTATGCAGGCCATGAAGAAAAGGATGTGATCCTGGATCAGTGGCTCGAAGACCTAAAAATCCCTTTAGACGAAATAGCTTTTATAGGCGATGACTTAAACGATCTTCCTGTGATGCGTAAAGTAGGTTTTTCGGCTTGTCCGTCAGACTCTTCAAAGGACGTAATCGACTATGTGGATGTCGTACTGGAATCAAAAGGTGGTGATGGTTGCGTACGCGAATTTATAGACAAACATATGGCCGTCACCTACCAAAGAATGGCCCTCTAG
- the uxuA gene encoding mannonate dehydratase, translating to METKYIMQQMMRWYGPDDTVSLRDILQSGCSGVVTALHQIPVGDVWTVEAINERKAMIEAEGLKWTVVESLPVSEAIKTQSEDCALHIENYKESLKNLAECGIKVVTYNFMPILDWLRTDPFHVRPDGTKTLRFEWLDFVIADWLLLQRPGSEKAYSDEDKVRAQKKYDEMPQEQRDQLFRNILLGLPGSKEAFTPEGILEALKAYVDIDAKKLKEHLLHFLQEVSPVAESSGVQLAIHPDDPPYSVLGLPRIVSTEDDVKDILSFSPESANGLCFCTGSFGARADNDIPGMISRYGDRIHFVHLRNTVRDEEGNFEEGEHLNGDTDMVEVVSRLLDLMKQRQVRLPMRPDHGFQMMDDLNKDTYPGYTGIGRMKGLAELRGLELGLAYNKK from the coding sequence ATGGAAACAAAGTATATAATGCAGCAAATGATGAGGTGGTATGGCCCTGACGATACGGTCAGCCTCAGAGATATATTACAGTCTGGTTGTAGTGGGGTGGTTACCGCCCTGCACCAGATACCCGTAGGGGATGTATGGACTGTAGAAGCGATCAATGAGCGTAAAGCCATGATCGAAGCGGAAGGACTGAAGTGGACTGTGGTAGAAAGCTTGCCAGTGAGCGAAGCGATTAAAACCCAGTCCGAAGATTGTGCGCTGCACATCGAAAACTATAAGGAAAGCTTGAAGAATCTGGCAGAATGTGGGATCAAGGTAGTGACTTACAACTTTATGCCGATTCTGGACTGGTTGAGGACTGATCCTTTTCATGTTCGCCCCGATGGTACCAAGACGCTTCGTTTCGAATGGTTGGACTTTGTGATTGCAGATTGGCTGCTGTTGCAGCGACCTGGGTCGGAAAAGGCCTATAGTGACGAGGACAAGGTGCGTGCCCAAAAGAAGTATGATGAAATGCCTCAAGAGCAACGTGACCAATTGTTTCGCAACATTCTATTGGGCTTGCCAGGGAGTAAGGAGGCATTCACACCTGAAGGAATATTGGAGGCATTGAAGGCTTATGTGGATATAGATGCGAAAAAATTGAAAGAGCACCTTCTTCATTTCTTGCAGGAAGTTTCGCCAGTGGCCGAGTCTAGCGGAGTGCAGTTGGCGATCCATCCAGATGACCCGCCTTATTCGGTTTTAGGTCTGCCAAGAATTGTGAGTACTGAAGATGATGTAAAAGATATTTTGTCTTTCTCTCCAGAGTCGGCTAATGGATTGTGCTTTTGTACAGGATCCTTTGGGGCCAGAGCCGACAATGATATACCCGGCATGATCAGTCGCTATGGTGACCGGATTCATTTCGTACATCTCCGCAATACCGTGAGAGATGAGGAGGGGAATTTCGAAGAAGGAGAGCATCTCAATGGTGATACAGACATGGTCGAAGTGGTCAGTCGCTTACTAGATCTGATGAAGCAGCGCCAAGTTCGTCTTCCAATGCGTCCCGATCATGGATTCCAAATGATGGATGATCTGAATAAGGATACCTATCCGGGATATACTGGAATTGGTAGAATGAAAGGACTTGCCGAATTGCGCGGTTTGGAGTTGGGGCTCGCTTACAATAAGAAATAG
- a CDS encoding SLC13 family permease, whose translation MDALILAGIIGVSLLLFISEKVRVDVVALLIMSALIATGILSPKEAILGFSNAATVTVLFMFMLSAALLNTGALNQLGVFFAKTFQRNHTLGLFTMMIFVAIVSAFINNTPVVALFIPIVVQTAKEINISPGKLLIPLSFASIFGGMCTLIGTSTNVLVDGIARQNGLEGFDMFTLAPAGGTLLVVGMLYMLIFGKKLLPNREAKGENNGYHLREYLMEIELFEEARSVGQKIVNAPLVKEYGMDILEVMRGKEVFSLPTGDFILKAGDVLKARCNVEKLKKLKDKLQIRLNPVLKISDHEFTSDETSLVELIITSNSRFEGKTMQEVNFRQRYRAIPLAIKHREDIIHERLMNTPLKAGDIVLVEIKNNRLNKLKEEENQQNQPFLLLTEHPNHPINWKNFSIVMACLAGVVLLSTFNILHVLGGTVIASAVLILTKCIPVKNIYDVIDWKVVFLLAGALSLGIAMEKTGLSNMIADRVIGIVGPFGPIAIISSLFLLTMLLTEVMSNNASAALLAPIAIATAHQLDVNAMPFLVAITLGASASFMTPVGYQTNTMIYGAGGYRFRDFTKVGLGLGILFWLVATLVIPFFYEI comes from the coding sequence ATGGACGCACTTATTTTAGCAGGTATTATTGGGGTTTCACTATTGCTGTTCATTAGTGAGAAGGTTCGTGTAGATGTGGTGGCCCTACTGATCATGAGTGCTTTGATCGCTACTGGCATACTATCTCCGAAAGAGGCCATCCTGGGCTTCAGTAATGCCGCCACCGTCACGGTGCTTTTTATGTTTATGCTAAGTGCCGCTCTTCTCAATACGGGAGCGCTCAATCAATTAGGAGTCTTTTTTGCCAAGACCTTTCAAAGAAATCATACCTTAGGTTTATTTACGATGATGATTTTTGTGGCCATTGTATCTGCATTCATCAACAATACTCCTGTAGTTGCTCTATTCATCCCCATCGTGGTTCAAACCGCCAAGGAAATCAATATTTCTCCTGGCAAATTACTAATCCCCCTCTCTTTCGCATCGATATTCGGAGGTATGTGCACCTTGATAGGTACCTCAACTAACGTGCTAGTGGACGGAATTGCACGTCAAAACGGTTTAGAAGGCTTTGACATGTTTACGCTGGCCCCTGCAGGTGGTACTCTTTTGGTAGTGGGCATGCTTTATATGTTGATTTTTGGCAAAAAACTCTTACCTAATCGTGAAGCCAAAGGAGAGAACAATGGTTACCACTTGAGAGAGTATTTGATGGAAATCGAGCTGTTTGAAGAGGCAAGATCTGTTGGGCAAAAAATTGTGAATGCACCTTTAGTAAAGGAATACGGAATGGATATCCTGGAAGTGATGAGAGGAAAAGAGGTCTTTTCCCTTCCTACCGGAGACTTCATCCTGAAAGCAGGGGATGTACTGAAGGCAAGATGCAATGTAGAAAAACTTAAAAAACTGAAAGATAAGCTTCAGATACGTTTAAATCCAGTTCTGAAAATTAGTGATCATGAATTTACCTCAGATGAAACTTCACTGGTAGAGCTGATCATCACTTCCAACTCAAGATTTGAAGGCAAAACCATGCAGGAGGTTAATTTCCGTCAGCGATACAGAGCCATTCCTCTGGCCATCAAACATCGGGAAGACATTATCCATGAGCGTCTGATGAATACACCACTAAAGGCCGGGGATATTGTATTAGTTGAAATCAAGAACAACCGACTCAACAAACTCAAAGAAGAAGAAAATCAACAAAATCAGCCTTTTCTTTTATTAACTGAGCACCCTAATCACCCCATCAATTGGAAAAACTTCAGTATAGTAATGGCTTGTCTAGCTGGAGTAGTTTTACTGTCTACCTTCAACATTCTACATGTTTTGGGGGGCACGGTGATTGCATCTGCAGTACTTATTTTGACCAAGTGTATCCCCGTTAAAAACATCTATGATGTGATAGACTGGAAGGTGGTTTTTCTTTTGGCAGGTGCTCTTAGCTTAGGTATCGCCATGGAAAAGACGGGTTTGAGCAACATGATAGCAGACAGGGTAATAGGAATTGTAGGGCCGTTCGGACCTATAGCTATTATTTCCAGCCTTTTCTTACTGACTATGCTACTGACAGAAGTGATGTCCAACAATGCCAGCGCAGCATTGCTGGCCCCTATCGCCATAGCAACCGCACACCAGCTAGATGTCAATGCCATGCCTTTTTTAGTAGCCATTACACTCGGTGCTTCTGCCAGCTTCATGACGCCAGTGGGCTATCAAACCAATACGATGATCTATGGTGCCGGTGGTTATAGATTCAGAGACTTTACCAAAGTAGGTCTGGGATTAGGTATCCTTTTCTGGCTGGTAGCGACTCTGGTCATTCCATTCTTTTACGAAATTTAG
- the sucD gene encoding succinate--CoA ligase subunit alpha, translating to MSVLVNKDSKIIVQGFTGSEGTFHASQMIEYGSNVVGGVTPGKGGQTHLEKPVFNTVQEAVDKAGANVSIIFVPPAFAADAIMEAADAGIKVIITITEGIPVKDMIAVKEYISDKDLTLIGPNCPGVITPGEAKVGIMPGFVFKPGKIGIVSKSGTLTYEAADQVVKAELGISTAIGIGGDPIIGTSTKKAVEMLMNDPDTDAIVMIGEIGGNYEAEAARWIKEQGNPKPVVGFIAGQTAPKGKRMGHAGAIIGGADDTAEAKMKIMAECGLHVVKSPADIGETIAKAIGA from the coding sequence ATGAGTGTATTAGTAAATAAGGATTCTAAGATAATAGTACAAGGCTTTACAGGTTCTGAAGGAACATTTCACGCATCACAAATGATCGAATATGGCAGCAATGTCGTAGGAGGTGTTACTCCAGGAAAAGGCGGACAGACGCATTTGGAAAAGCCGGTATTCAACACGGTACAGGAGGCGGTAGACAAAGCCGGCGCTAATGTATCTATCATATTTGTACCACCAGCATTTGCTGCTGACGCCATCATGGAAGCTGCCGACGCTGGCATCAAGGTGATCATCACTATCACAGAAGGTATTCCTGTGAAGGACATGATCGCAGTAAAAGAATACATCTCTGACAAAGACTTGACTTTGATCGGACCTAACTGCCCTGGTGTCATCACTCCAGGAGAAGCAAAAGTAGGTATCATGCCAGGTTTCGTATTCAAACCAGGTAAAATTGGTATCGTATCTAAATCAGGTACCTTGACTTACGAAGCAGCCGATCAAGTAGTAAAAGCTGAACTAGGAATCTCTACAGCTATCGGTATCGGTGGTGATCCTATCATCGGAACTTCTACTAAAAAAGCGGTAGAAATGCTGATGAACGACCCTGATACTGATGCGATCGTTATGATCGGTGAGATCGGTGGTAACTACGAAGCTGAAGCGGCTAGATGGATCAAAGAACAAGGCAATCCAAAGCCTGTAGTAGGATTCATCGCCGGACAAACTGCTCCTAAAGGTAAAAGAATGGGGCACGCTGGTGCGATCATAGGTGGTGCTGACGATACAGCAGAAGCTAAAATGAAAATCATGGCTGAATGTGGACTTCACGTGGTTAAATCTCCAGCTGACATTGGAGAAACCATCGCTAAAGCCATTGGTGCATAA
- a CDS encoding ATP-binding cassette domain-containing protein encodes MSESIINALMRLFAIIESVKDEVVDSGQMIVKPYLEEQLNQELSEQYLNLFQDYVEFYRREASSATPEIENETKNIIQVTKICQQLNKELLQHERVLVFIELVELINTDKKVSTRENDFMQLVALNFNLPKQETDDICSFILDQDIKNVHKGNGMIIDNKVTEWPKEIAWMMKRKTEPGITDFRHIQVENLFGTIVILYIESVKMFVFRYNGPLSLFLEGKKIQNNKIYILKPGAIIKGSTIKPIYESKISKKFQLDVRKTKLVLQADEMAYNFKNSDNGIKPFSFGEESGQLIGIMGGSGTGKSTLMNLLNGKLEPISGEVKINGYSVPRCVKEGVIGYVPQDDLLFEELTVYENLYFNAKLCFGDLPEGRIKHEVNKVLEDLDIEEIQHLKVGDPLNKTISGGQRKRLNIALELLREPSVLFIDEPTSGLSSMDSEKVMHLLKEQARNGKLVFAIIHQPSSDIYKLFDKMWILDKGGYPIYTGNPIDAVVYFKTMNTQVNAAESECRTCGNVDPEQILHIIETKEIDEKGHATKHRKTSPEEWYQKYKENIMSKISKIKYETALPPSNFSIPSLFEQSSIYLKRILLSKRSNVQYILLNILEPPLLALILGFLAKYSETDQYIFSDNKNIPIYLFMTIVVSLFTGLTVSAEEIFKDRKILERESFLNLSRFSYLNSKIIYLFGLSAAQVLIFTLFGNYLLEIKGLNWHYWLVLFSTACFANMVGLNISSGFNSIVTIYILIPLILVPQLLLGGAMIKFDDLNYSVGDKKNVPFIGDLMVSRWAYEALAVTQASENKYRQHFFEYDKKMSDASYTFAYLIPDLSGKLRNAYRSAVNQDHNQRAIYELKICRNEIRKLQEVDNNSKFSRLDDLYFEQLDSALFEQGSKYLRELRDKYKEEKQRVAAQRDSVYRTLVKEIGKDGLVELKRNYHNDALHALVLNRDEINKVYEGEDELIRKKDPLYLTPDSKFGNAQFYAAEKIVGNWKIPTFYFNLIVIWLMTIIAYMTLYYDTLRKVLKWFGSKLSKP; translated from the coding sequence ATGAGTGAATCAATTATCAATGCCTTGATGCGCCTTTTTGCCATCATCGAAAGTGTAAAAGATGAAGTCGTAGACTCGGGCCAGATGATCGTAAAGCCCTATCTCGAAGAGCAGCTCAATCAGGAACTATCCGAACAATATCTCAATCTCTTTCAAGACTATGTGGAATTCTATCGCAGGGAAGCGTCATCAGCTACTCCAGAGATAGAAAATGAAACCAAAAACATCATTCAGGTCACCAAGATCTGCCAACAACTGAACAAAGAACTGCTGCAGCATGAACGCGTACTGGTGTTCATAGAACTGGTAGAACTGATCAATACTGACAAGAAAGTCTCTACTCGCGAAAACGATTTCATGCAACTCGTCGCGCTCAATTTCAACCTTCCCAAGCAAGAGACAGATGACATTTGCTCCTTCATCCTGGATCAGGACATCAAAAATGTCCATAAGGGCAATGGCATGATCATCGACAACAAGGTGACAGAGTGGCCTAAGGAAATTGCCTGGATGATGAAGCGAAAAACCGAACCAGGTATTACCGACTTCAGACACATTCAGGTAGAAAACCTCTTCGGCACCATTGTGATTCTATACATCGAAAGCGTCAAGATGTTCGTCTTTCGATACAACGGTCCTTTGAGCCTCTTCCTTGAAGGTAAGAAGATTCAAAATAATAAGATCTACATCCTGAAGCCTGGTGCCATCATCAAAGGCAGTACGATTAAACCGATCTATGAATCCAAGATCAGTAAAAAATTTCAACTGGATGTCCGTAAAACGAAGCTGGTATTGCAGGCCGATGAAATGGCCTACAATTTCAAAAACAGTGACAATGGCATCAAGCCCTTCAGCTTCGGTGAGGAGTCTGGCCAGCTGATTGGTATCATGGGGGGCAGTGGTACTGGCAAGTCCACTCTGATGAACCTGCTGAACGGAAAACTGGAACCGATATCTGGCGAAGTAAAAATCAACGGCTATAGTGTCCCTAGATGTGTCAAGGAAGGGGTGATTGGTTATGTACCTCAGGACGACTTACTCTTTGAAGAGCTGACTGTTTACGAAAACCTCTATTTCAACGCCAAACTGTGTTTTGGTGATCTGCCTGAAGGACGCATCAAGCATGAGGTCAATAAGGTTCTGGAAGACCTGGACATAGAAGAGATTCAGCATCTGAAAGTCGGTGACCCACTGAACAAAACCATCAGTGGAGGGCAAAGAAAGCGACTTAATATTGCCCTTGAGTTGCTCCGAGAGCCCTCTGTTCTATTCATAGATGAGCCAACCTCAGGTTTGTCATCCATGGATTCAGAAAAAGTGATGCACTTGCTAAAGGAGCAAGCTAGAAATGGCAAACTGGTTTTTGCAATCATTCACCAACCTTCGTCAGACATTTATAAGTTGTTTGACAAAATGTGGATTCTAGACAAGGGTGGATACCCCATTTATACGGGCAACCCTATAGATGCAGTCGTCTATTTCAAAACCATGAACACCCAGGTCAATGCCGCTGAAAGTGAATGCAGGACCTGTGGGAATGTAGATCCGGAACAAATCCTGCACATCATCGAAACCAAAGAAATCGATGAAAAAGGCCATGCGACTAAGCATCGCAAAACCTCACCAGAAGAATGGTATCAGAAGTATAAGGAGAACATCATGTCCAAAATCTCCAAGATTAAATATGAAACGGCGCTTCCTCCTTCCAACTTCTCTATTCCGAGCCTATTCGAGCAGTCCTCGATTTACTTGAAAAGAATTTTACTATCCAAAAGAAGTAATGTCCAGTACATACTGCTCAATATTCTGGAGCCTCCGCTTTTGGCCTTGATTCTGGGATTCTTGGCCAAGTATTCGGAGACTGATCAATACATTTTTAGTGACAACAAAAACATACCGATCTACCTTTTCATGACGATCGTGGTTTCCCTCTTCACGGGGCTTACCGTCAGCGCTGAGGAGATATTTAAAGATCGAAAAATACTGGAAAGGGAATCCTTCCTGAACTTGAGCCGCTTCAGCTATTTGAATTCGAAGATCATTTATCTCTTTGGTCTCTCCGCAGCTCAGGTGCTGATATTCACGCTATTTGGCAATTACCTTTTGGAGATCAAAGGCTTGAATTGGCACTATTGGCTTGTGCTTTTCTCCACGGCTTGCTTTGCCAACATGGTAGGGTTAAACATCTCCTCAGGATTCAATTCCATCGTTACGATTTACATCCTTATCCCATTGATTTTAGTTCCTCAACTCTTGCTGGGTGGAGCCATGATTAAATTCGACGACTTGAATTACAGTGTGGGGGACAAGAAAAACGTGCCCTTCATCGGAGACCTGATGGTATCTCGCTGGGCCTATGAAGCACTGGCTGTGACCCAGGCCTCCGAAAACAAGTATCGCCAGCACTTCTTCGAGTATGACAAGAAAATGAGTGACGCCAGTTATACTTTCGCCTACCTGATCCCCGACCTGTCAGGAAAGCTACGCAATGCCTACCGTTCAGCTGTCAATCAAGACCACAACCAACGAGCGATTTATGAATTAAAAATATGTCGCAATGAGATCCGCAAACTTCAAGAAGTAGACAACAACTCCAAATTCAGCAGGTTGGATGATCTTTATTTTGAGCAATTGGACTCTGCCCTGTTCGAACAAGGCTCCAAATACCTACGCGAGCTCAGAGACAAGTACAAAGAGGAAAAGCAGAGAGTAGCTGCCCAAAGAGACTCTGTCTACCGAACACTCGTAAAAGAAATAGGTAAAGACGGTCTGGTCGAGCTCAAACGCAACTATCACAATGATGCCTTGCACGCACTGGTCCTAAACCGAGACGAAATCAACAAAGTATATGAAGGCGAGGACGAACTGATCAGAAAGAAAGACCCGCTGTACCTGACCCCAGATTCTAAATTTGGCAATGCCCAATTTTATGCAGCAGAAAAGATAGTGGGCAATTGGAAAATCCCCACTTTCTATTTCAACTTGATTGTGATCTGGCTCATGACCATCATCGCCTACATGACCTTATACTACGATACGTTGAGAAAAGTACTAAAATGGTTTGGTAGCAAGCTATCCAAACCATAA
- a CDS encoding 30S ribosomal protein THX, with translation MGKGDKKTKKGKISAGSYGVRRPHKKKTSTESSDKKSK, from the coding sequence ATGGGAAAAGGTGATAAAAAAACCAAGAAAGGGAAAATCAGTGCAGGTTCATATGGGGTAAGACGGCCTCATAAAAAGAAGACCTCAACTGAGAGCTCTGACAAGAAAAGTAAGTAG
- a CDS encoding M13 family metallopeptidase, producing MKKPFLIFLGALTAVSILATSCSKPETDNTEESEPALDLSFLDTKANPGDNFFRYTNGVWLDSTEIPSDRSGWGSFYELLESNEEVLEFVLKQASKGEIYDANSNEMKAANYFASGMDSLGIEKQGAKPLEEMLTQIEAIKDAEGLQDMLVKLHRRGINPFFGEYVSIDDKQSDQYLLSVVQSGLGLPDRDYYFKEDASGKDIIEAYKQYLTKLLSLVGEDSAVAREKAEAVYGLEYALAEKSMTRLERRDPDLTYNKMSMAEFQEVCDWIDWASFYEDMQAKNATEINVNQLEYMKSLPEIVAAADMQTIKDYLKVRMISSSASHLSHDFVKASFEFYNKKLSGQDEMRPRLKRIVNATNDDLGDALSKLYVNEVFPPEAKDKCMEMVNNIKAALHVRIDSLDWMGPETKEEAHKKLTALKVKIGYPDSWDDYSSIDIAPDSYLENHWNAAMWSNDDNLGRIGKPIDQDEWLMPASIVNAYYYPPANEIVFPAGILQPPFYNYKADDAVNYGGIGSVIGHEITHGFDDSGRKYNADGELKDWWTPEDAARFEARAKVLEEQFNNLTVQDTLNVNGKLTLGENIADLGGVNIAFDALMMQYEKNGRPESIDGLTPEQRFFLSYGTIWRSKYKPQLEQQLLIRDTHAPAIHRVNGPLSNLEIFYDAFEIKEGDVLYKDVEERAQIW from the coding sequence ATGAAAAAGCCTTTTTTAATTTTTTTAGGGGCACTCACCGCTGTATCCATATTGGCAACATCATGTAGTAAACCCGAAACTGATAATACTGAGGAATCAGAACCTGCATTGGATCTGTCTTTCTTAGATACCAAAGCCAATCCTGGCGATAACTTCTTTCGCTATACTAATGGCGTTTGGTTGGACTCGACAGAGATTCCTTCTGACCGATCTGGATGGGGGAGTTTTTACGAATTGCTGGAAAGCAATGAAGAAGTACTGGAATTTGTTTTGAAGCAAGCTAGCAAAGGTGAAATCTACGATGCGAATAGCAACGAGATGAAAGCAGCCAATTACTTTGCTTCGGGAATGGATTCTTTGGGAATTGAAAAGCAAGGAGCCAAGCCATTAGAAGAAATGCTAACTCAAATTGAAGCCATTAAGGATGCCGAAGGACTTCAGGATATGTTAGTGAAATTGCACAGACGCGGCATCAATCCTTTTTTTGGTGAATATGTATCAATCGACGACAAGCAATCTGATCAGTACCTTCTAAGTGTTGTGCAATCAGGATTGGGTCTGCCTGATCGTGATTACTATTTCAAAGAGGACGCAAGCGGCAAGGATATTATCGAAGCTTACAAGCAATACTTGACCAAACTACTGTCCTTAGTAGGGGAGGATTCTGCAGTGGCCAGAGAAAAAGCTGAAGCGGTGTATGGACTGGAATATGCGCTAGCCGAAAAATCCATGACCAGATTGGAAAGAAGAGATCCGGACTTGACATACAACAAAATGTCTATGGCTGAATTTCAAGAGGTCTGTGATTGGATCGATTGGGCGAGTTTTTATGAAGATATGCAGGCCAAGAATGCGACTGAAATCAATGTGAATCAGCTGGAGTATATGAAGAGTCTGCCGGAGATCGTGGCTGCTGCTGATATGCAGACTATCAAAGATTATTTGAAAGTACGAATGATCAGTTCTAGTGCTTCCCATTTGTCCCATGATTTTGTGAAAGCCTCTTTTGAATTCTACAACAAGAAATTGTCTGGTCAGGATGAAATGCGTCCAAGATTAAAGCGAATCGTTAATGCGACCAATGATGATCTTGGGGATGCCTTGAGCAAGCTTTATGTCAATGAAGTCTTTCCTCCAGAGGCTAAAGACAAATGCATGGAGATGGTCAATAACATCAAGGCGGCTCTACATGTTCGAATCGATAGCCTTGACTGGATGGGACCAGAAACAAAAGAAGAAGCGCATAAAAAGCTGACCGCACTGAAGGTTAAAATTGGTTATCCTGATAGCTGGGATGATTATAGTTCGATTGATATTGCACCAGATAGCTATCTGGAAAATCACTGGAATGCTGCGATGTGGTCCAACGATGATAACCTGGGCCGAATAGGTAAGCCTATCGATCAGGATGAATGGTTGATGCCAGCATCTATTGTGAACGCCTACTACTATCCTCCGGCCAATGAAATTGTGTTCCCAGCTGGGATTTTACAACCTCCATTCTATAATTATAAAGCCGATGATGCTGTCAACTATGGCGGAATTGGTTCGGTAATCGGACACGAGATCACTCATGGATTTGATGATTCCGGTAGAAAATATAATGCAGACGGAGAGCTAAAGGATTGGTGGACTCCAGAGGATGCAGCCAGATTTGAGGCGCGTGCTAAAGTACTGGAAGAGCAATTCAACAATCTGACTGTGCAGGATACACTCAACGTGAATGGGAAATTGACATTGGGAGAGAATATTGCTGACCTGGGTGGTGTGAACATCGCATTTGATGCCTTGATGATGCAATACGAGAAAAATGGAAGACCTGAATCTATCGATGGTTTGACTCCTGAGCAGCGTTTCTTTCTATCGTATGGTACCATTTGGAGATCAAAATATAAGCCTCAACTAGAACAGCAGCTTTTGATCAGAGATACACATGCACCTGCCATTCATAGAGTAAATGGCCCACTTTCCAATTTGGAAATTTTTTATGACGCATTTGAAATCAAAGAAGGGGATGTATTGTACAAGGATGTGGAAGAAAGAGCTCAGATTTGGTAG
- a CDS encoding aldo/keto reductase yields the protein MMRHYPLKNGDQFPALGLGTWKSEKGEAYDAIREAIRLGYRHFDCAYIYNNQKEIGQALADAMKAGEVTRKELWITSKLWNTHHRAEDVIVELKHTLASLQLQHLDLYLIHWPVAQKKGVLFPKSKDDLIDLSQLTLEETWGGMEECVLAGLTKHIGVSNFSKKKIKGIQKVAKIPVEFNQIEVHPYLQQNELLKFCQKENIIVTAYAPLGPPERASLYQNHEKPFLAENPVIHEIAKTHQCSFAQVLLAWGIQRGTSVIPKSSNPVRLKENLNAAQISLSEEEMNQINALDSGYRYESGKWITLPNSSYTYENLWDE from the coding sequence ATGATGAGACATTACCCATTAAAGAATGGCGATCAATTTCCAGCACTTGGCCTTGGAACCTGGAAATCAGAGAAAGGTGAAGCCTATGACGCAATACGTGAAGCCATACGTCTGGGGTATCGACATTTTGATTGTGCCTATATCTACAACAATCAGAAAGAAATAGGACAAGCGCTGGCCGATGCGATGAAGGCAGGAGAAGTCACCAGAAAAGAACTTTGGATCACATCCAAACTCTGGAACACCCATCACCGTGCAGAGGATGTAATCGTGGAGCTGAAGCACACACTGGCTTCACTTCAACTTCAGCACTTAGACTTATACCTGATTCACTGGCCAGTCGCGCAAAAAAAGGGCGTCTTATTCCCCAAATCCAAAGATGATCTGATTGATTTGAGTCAGCTGACTCTGGAAGAAACCTGGGGTGGCATGGAAGAATGTGTACTTGCAGGTTTGACCAAACACATTGGCGTTTCCAATTTCAGCAAGAAGAAAATCAAAGGCATTCAGAAAGTAGCTAAAATCCCTGTTGAGTTCAATCAAATAGAAGTCCACCCCTATCTACAACAAAATGAACTGCTCAAATTTTGTCAAAAGGAAAATATCATCGTGACAGCCTATGCCCCCTTAGGCCCACCAGAACGAGCGAGCCTATACCAAAACCATGAGAAGCCCTTTCTTGCTGAAAATCCAGTCATACATGAAATAGCAAAGACTCATCAATGCTCCTTCGCCCAGGTTTTGCTGGCATGGGGAATCCAGCGAGGCACCTCCGTCATTCCAAAATCTTCCAATCCCGTAAGATTAAAGGAGAATCTAAATGCTGCACAAATATCCCTCAGCGAAGAGGAAATGAACCAAATCAACGCACTGGATAGTGGGTACCGCTACGAAAGTGGCAAATGGATCACACTACCTAACTCCAGCTACACCTATGAGAATTTGTGGGATGAATGA